The following coding sequences lie in one bacterium genomic window:
- the hisD gene encoding histidinol dehydrogenase: MKTVRTGDREFREMLTYLERRGRRDASAVEEPVAEILRDVQERGDEAVAAYTERFDRIRLRPEGFAVGRKEVRQAYRKVGRDVLAMFEESAARIRAFHERQRAESWFEASDDGTLLGQLVTPIARVGLYVPGGKAAYPSSVLMNAIPAQVAGVRSLAICTPAPGGVLNPHVLVVADMLGLEEIYRIGGAQAIGAMAYGTATVPRVDKIVGPGNIFVATAKKMVFGEVDIDMVAGPSEILILADGAADPRQIAADLLSQAEHDELATCVLVTDSPKLAQRALVEVERQVDALPRPDIARTALRGQGLIMIVRDLREGMDVANAVAPEHFELLVEEPLGLLPLIRNAGSVFLGAYTPEALGDYLAGPNHVLPTGGTARFFSTLGTPEFQKRSNIMAFSREQFEALAGKVVRFARLEGLEAHARSVLARGRKA, translated from the coding sequence ATGAAGACCGTTCGCACCGGGGATCGCGAGTTCCGCGAGATGCTCACCTATCTCGAGCGGCGCGGCCGGCGGGACGCCTCCGCCGTCGAGGAACCGGTCGCCGAGATCCTGCGCGACGTCCAGGAGCGCGGGGACGAGGCGGTCGCGGCCTACACCGAGCGCTTCGACCGCATCCGGCTGCGTCCCGAGGGCTTCGCGGTGGGGCGCAAGGAGGTGCGGCAGGCGTACCGGAAGGTCGGCCGCGACGTGCTGGCGATGTTCGAGGAGTCGGCGGCGCGCATCCGCGCCTTCCACGAGCGCCAGCGCGCCGAGTCGTGGTTCGAGGCGTCCGACGACGGCACGCTGCTCGGCCAGCTGGTGACGCCGATCGCGCGGGTCGGCCTCTACGTCCCCGGCGGCAAGGCGGCCTACCCCAGCTCGGTGCTGATGAACGCGATCCCCGCGCAGGTCGCCGGGGTGCGCTCGCTGGCGATCTGCACGCCGGCGCCGGGCGGGGTCCTCAACCCGCACGTGCTGGTGGTGGCCGACATGCTCGGGCTCGAGGAGATCTACCGGATCGGCGGCGCCCAGGCGATCGGCGCCATGGCCTACGGCACCGCGACCGTCCCGCGCGTGGACAAGATCGTCGGCCCCGGCAACATCTTCGTGGCCACGGCCAAGAAGATGGTCTTCGGGGAGGTCGACATCGACATGGTGGCGGGCCCGAGCGAGATTCTCATCCTCGCCGACGGCGCGGCCGACCCGCGGCAGATCGCCGCCGACCTGCTCTCGCAGGCCGAGCACGACGAGCTGGCGACCTGCGTGCTGGTGACGGACTCGCCGAAGCTCGCGCAGCGCGCGCTGGTGGAGGTCGAGCGGCAGGTGGACGCGCTGCCACGCCCGGACATCGCGCGGACCGCCCTGCGCGGGCAGGGGCTGATCATGATCGTGCGCGACCTGCGCGAGGGCATGGACGTGGCCAACGCGGTCGCCCCGGAGCACTTCGAGCTGCTCGTCGAGGAGCCGCTGGGGCTGCTGCCGCTCATCCGCAACGCCGGCAGCGTCTTCCTCGGGGCCTACACGCCCGAGGCCCTCGGCGACTACCTGGCCGGGCCGAACCACGTCCTGCCGACGGGGGGCACGGCGCGGTTCTTCTCGACGCTTGGCACCCCCGAGTTCCAGAAGCGCTCGAACATCATGGCCTTCTCGCGGGAGCAGTTCGAGGCGCTCGCGGGGAAGGTGGTGCGCTTCGCGCGGCTCGAGGGGCTCGAGGCGCACGCCCGCTCGGTGCTCGCGCGCGGGAGGAAGGCGTGA
- the hisC gene encoding histidinol-phosphate transaminase has protein sequence MSVAPGRFLRPEIAALSAYEAEAPGRLVKLDANENPWPPPPELRERIGAAAAALELNRYPDPEAAALRSLLAARAGWAREGILLGNGSDELIVLLLAACGGEGATLLVPTPTFSMYRHIAVTMGWRVEEVPLAPGFALDEAALLARAAASAPRLSVFASPNNPTGNLFDRGVLERYLRAAPGLVVIDEAYHDFAGESVVGLLARHENLVVLQTLSKIGLAALRLGILLASPGLAAELNKVRLPYNVGSFPQAAAAAVLGAPGFLEGQLRALRAERARLAAAMSAMAGVTVHPSDANFILFRTPHPSRAVFDGLRERGVLVRDLGGRPGPLHGCLRVTVGTPQENGTFLGALPEALAVAASRARDRA, from the coding sequence GTGAGCGTCGCGCCGGGGCGCTTCCTGCGCCCGGAGATCGCCGCCCTGAGCGCCTACGAGGCGGAGGCCCCCGGCCGGCTCGTCAAGCTCGACGCGAACGAGAATCCCTGGCCGCCCCCCCCGGAGCTGCGCGAGCGCATCGGCGCGGCCGCGGCGGCCCTCGAGCTCAACCGCTATCCCGACCCCGAGGCGGCCGCGCTGCGTTCGCTGCTGGCCGCGCGGGCGGGCTGGGCGCGCGAGGGCATCCTCCTCGGGAACGGCTCGGACGAGCTGATCGTCCTGCTGCTCGCCGCCTGCGGCGGGGAGGGCGCGACGCTGCTCGTGCCGACGCCGACGTTCTCGATGTACCGGCACATCGCCGTGACGATGGGCTGGCGGGTGGAGGAGGTGCCGCTCGCCCCCGGCTTTGCGCTCGACGAGGCGGCGCTGCTCGCCCGCGCCGCGGCCTCGGCGCCGCGGCTGAGCGTGTTCGCCTCGCCCAACAACCCGACCGGGAACCTCTTCGACCGCGGGGTGCTCGAACGCTACCTGCGGGCGGCACCCGGGCTTGTGGTCATCGACGAGGCCTACCACGACTTCGCCGGGGAGAGCGTGGTGGGCCTGCTGGCGCGGCACGAGAACCTCGTCGTGCTCCAGACGCTCTCGAAGATCGGCCTCGCGGCGTTGCGGCTCGGGATCCTGCTGGCGTCACCGGGCCTGGCGGCGGAGCTCAACAAGGTGCGCCTCCCCTACAACGTGGGCTCGTTCCCGCAGGCGGCAGCCGCCGCCGTCCTGGGCGCCCCGGGTTTCCTCGAGGGGCAGCTGCGGGCGCTGCGCGCGGAGCGCGCGCGCCTCGCCGCGGCGATGAGCGCCATGGCCGGGGTGACCGTGCACCCGAGCGACGCGAACTTCATCCTCTTCCGGACGCCGCACCCGTCCCGCGCCGTCTTTGACGGCTTGCGTGAGCGGGGGGTGCTGGTGCGCGACCTCGGCGGACGGCCCGGTCCGCTTCACGGCTGCCTGAGGGTCACGGTGGGCACGCCGCAGGAGAACGGGACGTTCCTCGGCGCGTTGCCGGAGGCCCTGGCCGTCGCGGCTTCCCGGGCCAGGGATCGGGCGTAA
- a CDS encoding cytochrome c3 family protein: MLAGTAWLAMAVLCGPGDVLAAAATVIVHPPDMAALTGAGAIDVLGWNGSGAALPVTVKGPAEPRDYPAGTGAFKVQVKLSPGENSITYGGTTLRVYLAAPKEKAPPAFSAPDPHATDNGCEDCHAFKDGAAALQEPAPGLCRRCHDDMLKDKAGKPLAVPHPPAADGDCLSCHVFHRRSIKHLPAEAKRALCFGCHDDFTGGGKKRMHAPVAAGDCTGCHGAHGGAVKALLPATDVKLCLLCHADPSKKKKGGAWAVAHPALDDGCASCHMPHVSDNAKLLKKPQAQVCADCHDPFPRQEDGKDLVVHSPVDEGDCSSCHGVHGADVKKLLVADGKALCVKCHDDPSQGPGGAAWAVPHPALDDGCLSCHRPHVAPAAGMLKKAQGSLCIDCHDPFPPPAAGGSMHGPVMEGRCSGCHGPHGAPVAKLLAAAPEKALCLKCHKDPSLDGDGVAWAVPHPGLDDGCPACHRPHVAPGPRLLAKPEAELCAGCHENKNVNADGNEWEAPHSPVKSGLCGACHGPHGAPQKALLQLPATLLCMVQCHSEEVHGRHRSTKLDPETNQPASKLATLPADFPVEAADDDVFVLGCLGCHKPHGSDNGFMLPESEQLFCAKCHQF, translated from the coding sequence GTGCTCGCTGGCACGGCATGGCTGGCGATGGCGGTTCTCTGTGGTCCGGGTGACGTCCTGGCCGCGGCCGCCACGGTGATCGTCCATCCCCCGGACATGGCGGCGCTCACGGGGGCCGGAGCGATCGACGTGCTCGGGTGGAACGGCAGCGGCGCGGCGCTCCCCGTCACCGTGAAGGGGCCGGCCGAGCCGCGCGACTACCCCGCGGGGACCGGGGCGTTCAAGGTCCAGGTCAAGCTCTCGCCCGGCGAGAACTCGATCACCTACGGCGGCACGACGCTTCGGGTCTACCTCGCGGCCCCCAAGGAGAAGGCGCCGCCGGCCTTTTCCGCACCCGATCCGCACGCGACGGACAACGGCTGTGAGGATTGTCACGCGTTCAAGGACGGGGCGGCCGCGCTCCAGGAACCGGCCCCGGGGCTCTGTCGCCGCTGCCATGACGACATGCTCAAGGACAAGGCCGGCAAGCCCCTCGCGGTCCCGCACCCGCCCGCTGCGGACGGCGACTGCCTCTCGTGCCACGTGTTCCATCGACGCTCGATCAAGCACCTCCCCGCCGAGGCGAAGCGGGCGCTGTGCTTCGGGTGCCACGACGACTTCACCGGCGGCGGCAAGAAGCGGATGCACGCGCCGGTCGCCGCCGGCGACTGCACGGGCTGTCACGGCGCGCACGGGGGGGCGGTGAAGGCGCTGCTCCCGGCGACCGACGTCAAGCTCTGCCTGCTCTGCCACGCCGACCCCTCGAAGAAGAAGAAAGGGGGCGCCTGGGCGGTCGCGCACCCGGCGCTCGACGACGGCTGCGCATCCTGCCACATGCCGCACGTCTCCGACAACGCGAAGCTGCTCAAGAAGCCCCAGGCGCAGGTCTGTGCCGACTGCCACGATCCCTTCCCGCGCCAGGAGGACGGCAAGGACCTGGTCGTTCACAGCCCCGTCGACGAAGGGGACTGCTCGTCCTGTCACGGCGTGCACGGTGCGGATGTCAAGAAGCTGCTGGTGGCCGACGGCAAGGCGCTGTGCGTGAAGTGCCACGACGATCCGTCCCAGGGGCCGGGCGGCGCCGCCTGGGCCGTGCCGCACCCGGCGCTCGACGACGGCTGCCTCAGCTGCCACCGGCCCCACGTCGCGCCGGCGGCCGGCATGCTCAAGAAGGCTCAGGGCTCGCTGTGCATCGACTGCCACGATCCCTTCCCCCCGCCCGCGGCGGGCGGCAGCATGCACGGGCCGGTGATGGAGGGCCGGTGCTCGGGCTGCCACGGGCCGCACGGCGCCCCGGTCGCCAAGCTGCTGGCCGCCGCGCCCGAAAAGGCGCTCTGCCTCAAGTGCCACAAGGACCCATCGCTGGACGGGGACGGGGTGGCGTGGGCGGTGCCGCACCCCGGGCTGGACGACGGCTGCCCCGCCTGCCACCGGCCGCACGTGGCCCCGGGACCGCGCCTGCTGGCGAAGCCCGAGGCCGAGCTCTGCGCCGGCTGCCATGAGAACAAGAACGTGAACGCGGACGGGAACGAGTGGGAGGCGCCCCACTCGCCGGTGAAGAGCGGCCTCTGCGGCGCCTGTCACGGGCCGCACGGCGCCCCGCAGAAGGCGCTGCTGCAGTTGCCGGCGACGCTCCTGTGCATGGTGCAGTGCCACAGCGAGGAGGTCCACGGCCGCCACCGCTCCACGAAGCTCGACCCGGAGACGAACCAGCCCGCGAGCAAGCTGGCGACTCTCCCCGCCGACTTCCCCGTGGAGGCGGCCGACGATGACGTCTTCGTCCTCGGCTGCCTCGGCTGCCACAAGCCGCACGGCTCCGACAACGGCTTCATGCTGCCGGAGTCCGAACAACTGTTCTGCGCGAAGTGCCACCAGTTCTAG
- the hisC gene encoding histidinol-phosphate transaminase yields the protein MSLVPPHIAAIKPYVPGKPMAELERELGLSSTIKLASNENPLGPSPKVVRAVRAALAEINRYPDGSAYELTRALAARLEVPPESILLGNGSNEVIDIAVRTFLRPGEEVVSAAGAFVVYQLATQAAGGVNVVVPMRAHTHDLAAMAAAVTPRTRFVFVANPNNPTGTFVTEREVERFLGALPPGVIAVFDEAYYEYVARRTFPDTLRRVRAGLPVFCLRTFSKAYGIAGLRIGYLVGPPEHVLEMNKVREPFNTNHLAQVAALAALGDERHLRRVVRVNKRERERLAGALSGQGLEVVPSEANFLLVGLGRDGGTVYQALLRRGVIARPVANYGYPRYLRVTVGTPEENDRFLGALREALAEVPAG from the coding sequence ATGAGCCTGGTACCGCCGCACATCGCCGCGATCAAGCCCTACGTCCCCGGCAAGCCGATGGCGGAGCTGGAGCGGGAGCTCGGGCTGAGTTCCACCATCAAGCTCGCCTCGAACGAGAACCCGCTGGGCCCCTCGCCGAAGGTGGTCAGGGCGGTGCGCGCCGCGCTCGCGGAGATCAACCGCTACCCCGACGGCAGCGCCTACGAACTGACGCGCGCGCTGGCGGCCCGCCTGGAGGTGCCGCCGGAGTCGATCCTCCTCGGCAACGGTTCGAACGAGGTCATCGACATCGCGGTGCGCACCTTCCTGCGACCGGGCGAGGAGGTGGTCTCGGCGGCCGGCGCCTTCGTCGTCTACCAGCTGGCGACGCAGGCCGCGGGCGGCGTGAACGTCGTGGTGCCGATGCGCGCGCACACGCACGACCTGGCGGCGATGGCCGCTGCGGTGACGCCGCGCACGCGCTTCGTCTTCGTCGCCAATCCCAACAACCCGACGGGGACGTTCGTCACCGAGCGGGAGGTCGAGCGCTTCCTCGGCGCCCTGCCCCCCGGGGTCATCGCGGTCTTCGACGAGGCGTACTACGAGTACGTCGCGCGGCGCACCTTTCCGGACACGCTGCGCCGGGTGCGCGCGGGGCTGCCCGTCTTCTGCCTGCGCACCTTCTCCAAGGCCTACGGGATCGCCGGGCTGCGCATCGGCTACCTCGTGGGGCCGCCGGAGCACGTCCTCGAGATGAACAAGGTGCGCGAACCCTTCAACACCAATCACCTCGCCCAGGTCGCGGCCCTCGCCGCCCTCGGCGACGAGCGGCACCTGCGGCGCGTCGTGCGCGTCAACAAGCGCGAGCGCGAGCGGCTGGCCGGCGCGCTGTCCGGGCAGGGGCTCGAGGTGGTCCCCTCCGAGGCGAACTTCCTGCTCGTGGGGCTCGGGCGCGACGGCGGGACGGTGTACCAGGCCCTGCTGCGCCGCGGCGTGATCGCGCGGCCCGTGGCCAACTACGGATACCCGAGGTACCTGCGGGTGACCGTCGGGACGCCCGAGGAGAACGACCGGTTCCTCGGCGCGCTGCGCGAGGCGCTGGCGGAGGTCCCCGCCGGCTAG
- the pheA gene encoding prephenate dehydratase, with protein MGAARRGAARGRLALCRERIDGIDRRIVTLLNQRAAVVRVIGDLKKERGLEVVDPRREEEVLARIEAANPGPFPNESLRGIYREIFAASHQLEEPLTVAYFGPQATFTHQACRHVFGSAARALPKTSIREVFRAVERDEAAFGVVPVENSTEGVVNHTLDMFLESPLTIFTEVVLVVHHHLLSRSGKLQDIRVLYSHPQPVAQCSEWLQGHLPEVPVQEVSSTAEAARRAAADPAGAAIASRLAGELYGLRAVRRNIEDRHDNVTRFLVVSRREHQPTGRDTTSILFSIKDRIGALHDILQPFAKKGINLTKIESRPSRRRAWDYVFFVDFQGHRADPAVQAVLGRLRHSCSVLKVLGSYPTNREAQER; from the coding sequence ATGGGCGCTGCTCGCCGGGGTGCCGCCCGCGGGCGGCTGGCGCTGTGCCGCGAGCGGATCGACGGGATCGACCGACGCATCGTCACCCTGCTCAACCAGCGCGCGGCCGTGGTCCGCGTCATCGGCGATCTCAAGAAGGAACGCGGCCTGGAGGTCGTCGACCCGCGCCGCGAGGAAGAGGTCCTCGCGCGGATCGAGGCCGCCAATCCCGGCCCCTTTCCCAACGAGTCGCTGCGGGGCATCTACCGCGAGATCTTCGCGGCCTCGCACCAGCTCGAGGAGCCGCTCACCGTCGCGTACTTCGGCCCGCAGGCCACCTTCACGCACCAGGCCTGCCGCCACGTCTTCGGCTCCGCCGCGCGCGCGCTGCCCAAGACGAGCATCCGCGAGGTCTTCCGCGCCGTCGAGCGCGACGAGGCAGCGTTCGGGGTGGTGCCGGTGGAGAACTCCACCGAGGGCGTGGTCAACCACACGCTCGACATGTTCCTCGAGTCCCCGCTGACGATCTTCACGGAGGTGGTCCTGGTCGTGCACCACCACCTGCTCTCGCGCAGCGGGAAGCTCCAGGACATCCGGGTCCTGTACTCGCACCCGCAGCCGGTCGCGCAGTGCTCCGAGTGGCTCCAGGGGCACCTCCCCGAGGTCCCCGTCCAGGAGGTCTCGAGCACCGCGGAGGCGGCGCGCCGGGCGGCCGCGGACCCCGCGGGCGCCGCGATCGCCAGCCGCCTGGCCGGCGAGCTCTACGGGCTGCGCGCGGTGCGCCGTAACATCGAGGACCGCCACGACAACGTGACGCGCTTCCTCGTCGTCAGCCGCCGCGAGCACCAGCCGACCGGGCGCGACACGACGTCGATCCTCTTTTCCATCAAGGACCGCATCGGCGCGCTCCACGACATCCTCCAGCCCTTCGCGAAGAAGGGGATCAACCTGACGAAGATCGAGTCGCGCCCCTCGCGCCGCCGCGCCTGGGACTACGTCTTCTTCGTGGACTTCCAGGGCCACCGGGCCGACCCCGCCGTCCAGGCCGTCCTCGGGCGGCTGCGCCACTCCTGTTCTGTGCTCAAGGTCCTCGGGTCGTACCCCACCAACCGGGAGGCACAAGAGAGATGA
- a CDS encoding Trm112 family protein has translation MAIAPELLAILACPRCKAPVRLTPPGDALGCARCRVAYPIVDGIPVMLAEEAAPWDPGPAAAPASP, from the coding sequence ATGGCAATCGCGCCTGAATTGCTGGCGATCCTGGCGTGTCCGCGGTGCAAGGCCCCGGTGCGGCTGACCCCGCCCGGGGATGCGCTGGGCTGCGCGCGCTGCCGCGTCGCGTACCCGATCGTCGACGGCATCCCGGTCATGCTCGCGGAGGAGGCGGCGCCGTGGGACCCGGGGCCGGCTGCGGCCCCAGCGTCCCCGTGA